The genomic stretch ttatcttcaatccggcttagtacaatgatagacagtattttagaggcatgtgtgacaaggctcaatgtgcggtattgttcacatctgttggctgatgttttctttgggattggtatcattatacacttttggtaatctgagggaatgtcacctgtttcgtaaatctcacacactagttgatatagtgcattatgtgtttcttctccagtcatcttcaataattctgctggtatgtcatctatgccaggtgctttattattcttgagttttgatagtgctttttcaaattctcccctcagtatgctgtctccttcttcttcttgattgatttcaccttcgttctcaatcactgtgcttgtactaattgtcatatatccatcatataactcctcgatgtattgtttccacatttttcccaattcatcttgttcatatattattttgccattttcgttccgtagtccattgcttctagttttatgatttccaaagaatttcttcactattccataagccgaatccatttcattacgtttcatatgttcttcgacttcttggcattttccttcccagaaggcctcttttgcttttatggtttctctgtttatttcgtttctgagagccctgtactgtatttgtgcttcgactgtattattattttttaattttcttctttcttcaattttttgtacaagGTCAGCAGTTATCCATTGTTTCCTGTTAATCTGCCTCCGCTTGCCTAATACTTCTTCTGCAGTTGTTAGCACcctgtttttttatcatttcccatttttcgttaatagtctttggcttctcagttctttgtttatttgtttgttctTTGAATAAGGAGAGCACTTCTTTTTCTTGTAACTTTCCTACATCCCATTTAACTGCATACTTTGTTTGaagctttttaaactttaaattgcaCTCTGATAAGACTAAATTGTGGTCGCTGTCAATATCAGGTCCGGCATAACTTCTGCTGTCTTTAATTTGGTTTCTAAATCTCTGCTTCACCAGTATATAATCAATCTGGTGTCTTCGTTGTCCATCtggtgctttccacgtgtaccttctgcGTGGGTGATGTTGATACcatgtatttgttattattaaatgatatcggGAGCAGAACTCTACCAGTCGGtcacctctctcatttcttttgcCCAAACCAAAAGGTCCAACAATCAtcccttctcttccctctccaACCGTGGCATTCCAGTCGCCCATGATTATAACATTTTCATCCCCTTTTATTCCTTCTATCAACTCAATCAGCATATCATAGACTTTCTCCACTTCTTCATCTCTTTCATTAGTAGTTGGCATATACACTTGTATGACGATAGTATCTTTTGGTTTTGTGTTTAGTTTAACAAGGATTATCCTCCCGTCACACTGTAGGTATCCTTTAACTTTCTTTCCAGCTTCTTTGTTCATCACTATTGCAACCCCTCCtactccaggtctaccttcaatGGTTCCTGTGTGTATTACTTTGTAATCTCCGCTCCAGAACTCACCGTTATCTGGCCATCTTGTCTCTGCAACGccaatgatatctattttcattctatccatttccATCTTTAGATTCTCTAGTTTTCCTGCCTTAAGGAGAGTTCTCACATTCCAGGTACCAACTCGCATAttcctattctttttattatttgaaacgaaAGCTTGAGCAGTCCCctcccggagatccgaatgggggactaatccggaatattttactaaagcttGTTCCATCATGACTACTGATACTTGAGACATCCAAGGATCTTTAATGCAGTAGTGTCTCAGTTCCTTTCTGCATCCTATGCCGTTGACCAATGGTAGGTTCTTCCGCCTTTAGGGGTAATTTCTTACCCCAAGGGCAAGAGGGTGCCCTAACTCCACGTACTGTGGAGGATGGTGCTTATCCCGGCATCCACTCGGTCCCCTGCCACTTAGCCCATTATTGAATGGTTGCCCGCTCTCCACCACTTGGAGGTGTGGCTCGGGGTTTCTCTGTCATTGGGCACTGTGACCAAGAGGCATTTCTCAGGCCCTCAAGATCTTGGAGAGGGACATGGAGGATAAAAACCAAAAAATAGCTGTGACAACCTAGACAAAATATCTCAGATAAAGAGTAGAAGGCCAAGGTGAGCAGGCAATGTGACAAGAAGAGAAGTGGATACAATGATAAAAGTGGTATCAGATGGTTTACCAAGGGGAAAGCGGCCTCCGGGACGGCCATGTCTACGCTGGAGAGACCAAATTGAGAAAGACATAAGAAAAATGGGAATAGATTCTGGCTGGATGCAAGACGGAGAGAGTTGGCGGAGCATTTTTGGTGAGGTCAAAAACCTCCTTGGGTTTGAATGGCCTTAAAAACATCAAGGCtcgaatattaaaaacaaaaacagactCAGATTATGTCACGAGTGTACACCAAGGTTTCAACAACTTGTCGGAAAGTCAAATGTTGGAAGAGTTGGTAACAATCGAAAGATACGGTTATCCGGATTGCAGATAAGTGATAACGGGTCGAAAATAGcagtaaaaatagcataagtAAGTAAAAGGCCGGCGCAGGGGCAATATGAGGAACAATATACTGGTGTGCCAATGTGGTGCATCGGGTCAATGAACATACCAATTCAAGGGATAGCGTGAGACTGCCAAGATGGCGGTAACACCACGTTTTTATTCAGGAACCTGCCGAGAAGCAGCGGGAAACAAATGACATACATAATTAagcataatacataattttttgggTTTAATTTACGTAAGATAAGGTAAGTAATAGTAGCCGTCGTGAtcttattttaatcttttatcgtaggagttgatgGAATTAAAAGTTTGCTGTTTCCACATAATTTGACACGCCATGACACTACGACACCATGAAAcagataactttttatttcttcaactcctgcAAAAAAATGCAACGGGGTAGGATCGAATGTGACAATAAGTAATCGTAAAATTAGGATATGCTTTGCATCCTAATGACACTGGATCGAAACTTGACGGCGACGATGTCCTATTCCTACCAAAATCGCACACTTTGACGCAAACATTGGAGCGAAGGGAAGGAAGGCTGAAAGAAGCTGCGAAGGCGCTCGGATGAAACAGCACGAGAATTAGGCGCCGCGCGCGGAGGGCAAGCGAAACAGCCGATAAGAGAGGTGCGTTGGAGTTGCCAGCGCCAGATGCTGCAATAATGCGAACTTTGGCGATGGGAGGCTATCGTAATGCCAAAAAGTCGACGGGCGACATTTAACGGTGGGCGCGTACAACACTTCGCACCAATTAACTTACTTCGCGGCAaaacttccaatttatttttttatttcttttatttacatcAAGAGTTTTGTATCACAAAAGTTACGAAATGGACCCGAGGCAATATGGCGACATCGATGGTCGTATTtcggtgaaaatgaaaatttgaccGTTTAATCCGAAGTTTATATCAGAGTTATCGCTGTAATTCAAGCCTGCGGCCCTTTCTGCTCATAAACGCGAAGCCGTTGGAATGATTCAGTAAAATGAGTGAGAGCATACTACTATTGGATGGACCATAAATGTCCactataatatttgaaatatagcaATAAATACAATCGGCCACCGAAGGACAATATTATGTACTAAATTCCTAGAGTACGcgtaaataaaaattgtaatgatcaTAGTTATCAAGTGAATCGTATATCATTAAAAGTACTGCAAGTACTTGCTTCATCCGCTCATAGTGCCGGACCAACGTGAGTATGCAATTTATAATTAGGATTGGGGGAACTAAAGGTTACAGGACTGCAGAAGGCTAAAAAGTGTAGGACAGAGGTGatcgcattaaaaaatttcatggcattgCACATAGGCTCAGAGTGATCATAAAAAATCTCTCATACTAGTCTCTTAgcatacaaattaatttttttaatggacagAGGCTACGTTATAAGACCATTTACGAGTATACCTTAAGGGGATGCATCATTCCCGCTCAACTATCTTTTCGCGACGAATAACTTGTTTGAAACTAACTCGACCACATTTAAATCTCCAGAGTACATACAATAGACCCTCATCAACTGTTGCCGCTATCTCAagcttttaaatttaatccaagtattttctcagatataaTATCTGTGTATTAATGGAACAGAAATATGCAAATAAACTGAATTGTTCAGGTCTTCATTACAGGATATTACAGAATTCCATTGTAAGGAACGAATATAAAAGCCTTGCTTCGCACaagttattgaaataattaagtctttaaattagttaattaaataattaatttttgtcatttgtatgaagaaaggtttttattttccttccataaatgttgatgaaaatattctccACAAAGTCTGGAAATTTCACTTTGATTGCGTGAACTTTTAGAAGAATTGCCGCTAATGATAAGGCAAATTAGTTTTATTATGATAATTGCAAATTAAGCACACTCAGCTTTAATGTCGTTTTGGATAATATTTATAACGTTCTAGATTGTTTAAAGTGTAAATAGAAGTTCTATTACTGTGAATGATAACTCGGATTGGTTATattctgatgataataaaatatggGGTTCTACGTTTACAACTCTCCCGTGGGAACGCAatttttaaaatcgtatttatctttcattttctcaCTCTTACAAATTTAATGACCCAATCTGTTTATGCATTTATATTAGACTATTCATTATAGAATTTTTGTCTTTTAGATGGAATTGCCACCTTCATACAGGCTTTGAAATCTGGAGGATCAGGTGTCtcaagtaaagaaataaaaatgtacaattctttaaatttaaaaaaaaaaacgagaaaatctTCATGAAGAAAGAGAAAATTCTATCATTAGCGATAAATTCAATCTTAAATTTGTGCAAGTTTTCGAAATTCGCAACAAAAATTACTCGGTTTTagtcaacataaatttaatgcagGTAATCACCAGGTATCAGCTCTTAAAGCCATCTACTGGGTGACAATATATGAAATAGCAGTACATTATTCGGAAAAGATGTGAAATGGGTAGATGGGCTTAGGTTGATTATTCCCGCCACCATCGTATCCATTCCACATCCTGACCGCATAAATTTCGGCTACTctagacagtggcgtagccagggattttgtgcgggggggaggggggggggggagggtccaaaatcATGGGGaaagttttttgaaaaacagaatactaagtattgggttttaaactaattttaacacttttcataatcgaaaaaaattcatttgttaaagaaatattttgtaaattcatgatttttttaaatgtttcttttcttttatgcaggaaaaaatagtgttttttatttcgggggggtccgtaATCCCCCCGGACCCCTCCTACTGGCTACACTACTGACTTTAGATATCATTACCTAGTAGATGACACTACTTGTAGGTATTAAAATTCGGGTCGGCGAATTTGATTTGTTTgaacttatttaaatttatgtgaaCTAAAACCAAGTTAAATCAGTAATGAAAACACTACAAGTAACAAGAGAGTGATGTCTTCTCGTGATTGAAATTGCAGCTCGCTCTCTTCACAGATACTTTTGGAGggctgaaaaattgaaaatggagcTGACAGCAATCACGCAATGCGCTACCTCCCGAGAAACGTTTGAATCTTAAAGACCACCCCCTTCGTCGTCATTTCCGGAGGGCTCTCCCTCGAGTGCTCGCCGAGTCTCGTCGCTCTCATTTCCATTAGTGTCCCTTGCGCCCCCCTTACCCTCCATCACCTTCCACCGGCGACTCTTTCGTCAAATTGGAGGTAAGAATGAATTCTCCCGAGACGCGACTTTTCACTCTCGCACTTATTTCTTCACTCACCAAAACTCTACCTTCCTTTACGCATTCACCATCGCCACCCCTAACTAAAGAGaaagacttattttttattattataatagttttttccacggaaaagggataataataataaactttatataataatttcttaataataggtatgataattataaaataataatttctattatCAGTATAGAAAAATTCCCCTTCGCCATGCTTGAATAGAGggatttcattatcaattttCCCTGAAAACAACAAATGAGATCTTTAACGACAGGGaatattcaacaattaaaaatgaacttccacaaaaatCCATGTAGTGGATTGCGACTATATACCCAGGTTGGAcacgaacccgcgatcttcggtttggcagtcgagaaGTCTACCCCCCACTTCCGAGACCAACTATCTAATTTAATCGTGGCCGACTATCTAAATTAACGACCATTTTGGATTGGCCTTGGACTCTCGGTCAAGAGCATAAAAAGTGGCAGTTCATACGAACTATGATGTTCTA from Ischnura elegans chromosome 7, ioIscEleg1.1, whole genome shotgun sequence encodes the following:
- the LOC124162607 gene encoding craniofacial development protein 2-like, with the translated sequence MEMDRMKIDIIGVAETRWPDNGEFWSGDYKVIHTGTIEGRPGVGGVAIVMNKEAGKKVKGYLQCDGRIILVKLNTKPKDTIVIQVYMPTTNERDEEVEKVYDMLIELIEGIKGDENVIIMGDWNATVGEGREGMIVGPFGLGKRNERGDRLVVPAIVVEGAKSRGEEEGGRREAFAPPSVARVRMTRTLQ